In the Lepus europaeus isolate LE1 chromosome 18, mLepTim1.pri, whole genome shotgun sequence genome, one interval contains:
- the LOC133776685 gene encoding serine hydroxymethyltransferase, cytosolic, producing MATAVNGAPRDAALWSSHEQMLAQPLKDSDAEVYDIIKKESNRQRVGLELIASENFASRAVLEALGSCLNNKYSEGYPGQRYYGGTEHIDELETLCQKRALQAYGLDPQCWGVNVQPYSGSPANFAVYTALVEPHGRIMGLDLPDGGHLTHGFMTDKKKISATSIFFESMAYKVNPDTGYIDYDRLEENARLFHPKLIIAGTSCYSRNLDYGRLRKIADENGAYLMADMAHISGLVAAGVVPSPFEHCHVVTTTTHKTLRGCRAGMIFYRRGVRSVDPKTGKEILYNLESLINSAVFPGLQGGPHNHAIAGVAVALKQAMTPEFKEYQRQVVANCRALSAALVELGYKIVTGGSDNHLILVDLSSKGTDGGRAEKVLEACSIACNKNTCPGDKSALRPSGLRLGTPALTSRGLLEKDFQKVAHFIHRGIELTVQIQDDMGPRATLKEFKEKLAGDEKHQRAMRALRQEVESFAALFPLPGLPGF from the exons GTTTACGACATCATCAAGAAGGAGAGCAACCGGCAGAGGGTCGGCCTGGAGCTGATCGCCTCGGAGAACTTTGCCAGCCGCGCGGTTTtggaagccctgggctcctgcttaAATAACAAATACTCAGAGGGCTACCCCGGCCAGAG GTATTATGGCGGCACTGAGCATATCGACGAGCTGGAGACGCTATGTCAGAAGCGGGCGCTGCAGGCCTACGGCCTGGACCCACAGTGCTGGGGCGTCAACGTGCAGCCCTACTCAG GCTCCCCCGCCAACTTCGCCGTGTACACGGCCCTGGTGGAGCCCCATGGGCGCATCATGGGTCTGGACCTGCCCGACGGGGGCCACCTGACCCACGGGTTCATGACGGACAAGAAGAAGATCTCGGCTACGTCCATCTTCTTTGAATCCATGGCCTACAAG GTGAACCCAGACACTGGCTACATCGACTACGACCGGCTGGAGGAGAACGCGCGCCTCTTCCACCCGAAGCTGATCATCGCAG GAACCAGCTGCTACTCCCGGAACCTGGACTACGGGCGGCTCAGGAAGATAGCCGATGAGAACGGGGCCTACCTCATGGCCGACATGGCACACATCAGCGGGCTGGTGGCGGCCGGCGTGGTGCCCTCCCCCTTCGAGCACTGCCACGTGGTGACCACCACAACCCACAAGACACTGCGAGGCTGCCGGGCCGGCATGATCTTCTACAGGAGAG GAGTGCGCAGCGTGGACCCCAAGACTGGCAAAGAGATCCTGTACAACCTGGAGTCGCTCATCAACTCCGCTGTGTTCCCGGGCCTGCAGGGCGGCCCCCACAACCACGCCATCGCTG GGGTCGCCGTGGCCCTGAAGCAGGCCATGACTCCGGAGTTCAAGGAGTACCAGCGCCAGGTGGTGGCCAACTGCAGGGCCCTGTCCGCAGCCCTGGTGGAGCTGGGGTACAAGATTGTCACAG GTGGTTCTGACAACCATTTGATCCTCGTGGACCTCAGTTCCAAAGGCACAGATGGCGGGAGGGCGGAGAAGGTGCTGGAAGCCTGCTCTATCGCCTGCAACAAGAACACCTGCCCAG GTGACAAGAGTGCACTGCGGCCTAGCGGCCTGCGGCTGGGCACCCCAGCGCTGACATCCCGGGGGCTCCTGGAAAAAGACTTCCAGAAAGTGGCGCACTTCATCCACAGAG GCATAGAGCTCACTGTGCAGATCCAGGACGACATGGGCCCCAGGGCCACCCTGAAGGAGTTCAAGGAGAAGCTGGCAGGCGACGAGAAGCACCAGAGGGCCATGCGGGCCCTGCGCCAGGAGGTCGAGAGCTTCGCCGCCCTCTTCCCGCTGCCCGGCCTGCCCGGCTTCTAA